In Hippoglossus hippoglossus isolate fHipHip1 chromosome 24, fHipHip1.pri, whole genome shotgun sequence, a single genomic region encodes these proteins:
- the chgb gene encoding secretogranin-1 isoform X1, translated as MRLLLVVAVAALLTENLALPVGKEGQREEVVTRCLVEVLSKALSTPDSQLDQECRDILQAGVKQVPLDKKSGDGIVTHEEVVQVQPKDTETKTADVKDIEALLKSVEEKRENPEDERSQESWSLGDEKEKRDENAEEEREKRSKWRPGRYHQKKAKRDEESLGDERDEPEEERSQESWDVDKRHANEVEDQRNKRIWKPTHRYHHKKKLHKRGDEPSEEEGDEQRSQEYWGLDNERDKRNWRPGRYHQRRTKRDEELSEEAREEPDEERSQENWDFDTGREKRNWRPGRYHQRRTKRDEELSEEAREEPDEERSQENWDFDAGREKRKWRPGRYQQKRSKRDEELSEEAREEPDEERSQENWDFDTGREKRNWRPGRYHQRRTKRDEELSEEAREEPDEERSQENWDFDSGREKRKWRPGRYQQKRSKRDEELSEGPREEPDEERSQENWDFDSGREKRKWRPGRYQQKRSKRDEELSEEAREEPDEERSQENWDFDSGREKRKWRPGRYQQKRSKRDEELSEEAREEPDEERSQENWDFDSGREKRNWRPGRYHQRRTKRDEELSEDRRDEADGERSQEYWGFDKRHGKEEGEVEKRIWKPTHRYHHKKKLHKRGGDSSEDEEEQRGVSEGSEEAAKDRDEALRYLAEKRNPWIYRGFYHPAWFKRDSDQHAATKMDDLAKLLSYKINQLSDHSNQEVAKRSTHQRALTPQEDKDLGNLAAMDVEFQKIATKLHENSA; from the exons ATGAGACTTCTTCTTGTTGTTGCGGTGGCGGCTCTGTTGACAG AAAATCTAGCGCTTCCAGTGGGGAAAGAAGGTCAGAGAGAAGAAGtg GTAACACGATGCCTGGTTGAGGTCCTGTCCAAAGCTCTCTCCACACCGGACTCTCAGCTGGATCAGGAATGCAGGGACATTCTCCAAGCAG GGGTTAAACAAGTCCCGCTGGACAAGAAGAGCGGGGACGGGATAGTAACTCATGAGGAGGTGGTCCAAGTTCAGCCCAAGgatacagagacaaagacagccGATGTGAAAGACATCGAGGCACTCCTGAAATccgtggaggagaagagggaaaacCCAGAGGACGAGCGCAGCCAAGAGTCCTGGAGTCTGGGTGAcgagaaggaaaagagagatgagaACGCAGAAGAAGAGCGGGAGAAAAGGAGCAAATGGAGGCCTGGGAGATACCACCAAAAGAAAGCCAAACGAGATGAGGAGTCTTTAGGAGACGAGAGGGACGAGCCAGAGGAGGAACGTAGCCAAGAGTCCTGGGATGTAGACAAAAGGCATGCGAACGAGGTGGAGGACCAGAGAAATAAGCGCATATGGAAACCCACACACCGCTACCACCACAAGAAAAAACTTCACAAACGTGGCGATGAGCCATcagaagaagagggagacgAACAACGCAGCCAGGAGTATTGGGGTCTTGACaatgagagagacaagaggaacTGGAGGCCTGGCAGGTACCACCAGAGGAGAACCAAACGTGATGAAGAGCTCTCAGAAGAAGCCAGGGAAGAACCAGATGAAGAACGCAGCCAGGAGAACTGGGACTTTgacacaggaagagaaaagaggaactGGAGGCCTGGCAGGTACCACCAGAGGAGAACCAAACGTGATGAAGAGCTCTCAGAGGAAGCCAGGGAAGAACCAGATGAAGAGCGCAGCCAGGAGAACTGGGACTTTGACGctggaagagagaagaggaaatggaGGCCTGGCAGGTACCAACAGAAGAGAAGCAAACGTGATGAAGAGCTCTCAGAAGAAGCCAGGGAAGAACCAGATGAAGAACGCAGCCAGGAGAACTGGGACTTTgacacaggaagagaaaagaggaactGGAGGCCTGGCAGGTACCACCAGAGGAGAACCAAACGTGATGAAGAGCTCTCAGAGGAAGCCAGGGAAGAACCAGATGAAGAGCGCAGCCAGGAGAACTGGGACTTTGACTctggaagagagaagaggaaatggaGGCCTGGCAGGTACCAGCAGAAGAGAAGCAAACGTGATGAAGAGCTCTCAGAAGGACCCAGGGAAGAACCAGATGAAGAACGCAGCCAGGAGAACTGGGACTTTGACTctggaagagagaagaggaaatggaGGCCTGGCAGGTACCAGCAGAAGAGAAGCAAACGTGATGAAGAGCTCTCAGAAGAAGCCAGGGAAGAACCAGATGAAGAACGCAGCCAGGAGAACTGGGACTTTGACTctggaagagagaagaggaaatggaGGCCTGGCAGGTACCAACAGAAGAGAAGCAAACGTGATGAAGAGCTCTCAGAAGAAGCCAGGGAAGAACCAGATGAAGAGCGCAGCCAGGAGAACTGGGACTTTGACTctggaagagagaagaggaactgGAGGCCTGGCAGGTACCACCAGAGGAGAACCAAACGTGATGAAGAACTCTCAGAGGACAGACGAGACGAGGCGGACGGAGAACGCAGCCAGGAGTACTGGGGGTTTGACAAAAGACACggaaaagaagagggagaggtggaaaaGCGCATATGGAAGCCGACACACCGGTACCACCACAAAAAGAAACTTCACAAACGCGGTGGAGACTCAtcagaggacgaggaggaacaGAGGGGTGTTTCAGAGGGATCAGAGGAGGCTGCAAAGGACAGGGACGAAGCCCTGAG GTATCTGGCAGAGAAGCGTAATCCCTGGATTTACAGAGGGTTCTACCATCCCGCCTGGTTTAAAAGGGATTCAGATCAACACGCAGCAACTAAG ATGGACGACCTGGCCAAGTTGCTGAGCTACAAGATAAACCAGCTGTCCGACCATTCTAATCAGGAGGTTGCAAAGAGAAGCACGCACCAGAGAGCCCTCACTCCGCAGGAG GATAAAGATCTGGGAAACCTAGCAGCCATGGACGTGGAGTTCCAGAAAATCGCCACCAAGCTGCATGAGAACAGTGCTTAA
- the chgb gene encoding secretogranin-1 isoform X3, with amino-acid sequence MRLLLVVAVAALLTENLALPVGKEGQREEVVTRCLVEVLSKALSTPDSQLDQECRDILQAGVKQVPLDKKSGDGIVTHEEVVQVQPKDTETKTADVKDIEALLKSVEEKRENPEDERSQESWSLGDEKEKRDENAEEEREKRSKWRPGRYHQKKAKRDEESLGDERDEPEEERSQESWDVDKRHANEVEDQRNKRIWKPTHRYHHKKKLHKRGDEPSEEEGDEERSQENWDFDAGREKRKWRPGRYQQKRSKRDEELSEEAREEPDEERSQENWDFDTGREKRNWRPGRYHQRRTKRDEELSEEAREEPDEERSQENWDFDSGREKRKWRPGRYQQKRSKRDEELSEGPREEPDEERSQENWDFDSGREKRKWRPGRYQQKRSKRDEELSEEAREEPDEERSQENWDFDSGREKRKWRPGRYQQKRSKRDEELSEEAREEPDEERSQENWDFDSGREKRNWRPGRYHQRRTKRDEELSEDRRDEADGERSQEYWGFDKRHGKEEGEVEKRIWKPTHRYHHKKKLHKRGGDSSEDEEEQRGVSEGSEEAAKDRDEALRYLAEKRNPWIYRGFYHPAWFKRDSDQHAATKMDDLAKLLSYKINQLSDHSNQEVAKRSTHQRALTPQEDKDLGNLAAMDVEFQKIATKLHENSA; translated from the exons ATGAGACTTCTTCTTGTTGTTGCGGTGGCGGCTCTGTTGACAG AAAATCTAGCGCTTCCAGTGGGGAAAGAAGGTCAGAGAGAAGAAGtg GTAACACGATGCCTGGTTGAGGTCCTGTCCAAAGCTCTCTCCACACCGGACTCTCAGCTGGATCAGGAATGCAGGGACATTCTCCAAGCAG GGGTTAAACAAGTCCCGCTGGACAAGAAGAGCGGGGACGGGATAGTAACTCATGAGGAGGTGGTCCAAGTTCAGCCCAAGgatacagagacaaagacagccGATGTGAAAGACATCGAGGCACTCCTGAAATccgtggaggagaagagggaaaacCCAGAGGACGAGCGCAGCCAAGAGTCCTGGAGTCTGGGTGAcgagaaggaaaagagagatgagaACGCAGAAGAAGAGCGGGAGAAAAGGAGCAAATGGAGGCCTGGGAGATACCACCAAAAGAAAGCCAAACGAGATGAGGAGTCTTTAGGAGACGAGAGGGACGAGCCAGAGGAGGAACGTAGCCAAGAGTCCTGGGATGTAGACAAAAGGCATGCGAACGAGGTGGAGGACCAGAGAAATAAGCGCATATGGAAACCCACACACCGCTACCACCACAAGAAAAAACTTCACAAACGTGGCGATGAGCCATcagaagaagaggg AGATGAAGAGCGCAGCCAGGAGAACTGGGACTTTGACGctggaagagagaagaggaaatggaGGCCTGGCAGGTACCAACAGAAGAGAAGCAAACGTGATGAAGAGCTCTCAGAAGAAGCCAGGGAAGAACCAGATGAAGAACGCAGCCAGGAGAACTGGGACTTTgacacaggaagagaaaagaggaactGGAGGCCTGGCAGGTACCACCAGAGGAGAACCAAACGTGATGAAGAGCTCTCAGAGGAAGCCAGGGAAGAACCAGATGAAGAGCGCAGCCAGGAGAACTGGGACTTTGACTctggaagagagaagaggaaatggaGGCCTGGCAGGTACCAGCAGAAGAGAAGCAAACGTGATGAAGAGCTCTCAGAAGGACCCAGGGAAGAACCAGATGAAGAACGCAGCCAGGAGAACTGGGACTTTGACTctggaagagagaagaggaaatggaGGCCTGGCAGGTACCAGCAGAAGAGAAGCAAACGTGATGAAGAGCTCTCAGAAGAAGCCAGGGAAGAACCAGATGAAGAACGCAGCCAGGAGAACTGGGACTTTGACTctggaagagagaagaggaaatggaGGCCTGGCAGGTACCAACAGAAGAGAAGCAAACGTGATGAAGAGCTCTCAGAAGAAGCCAGGGAAGAACCAGATGAAGAGCGCAGCCAGGAGAACTGGGACTTTGACTctggaagagagaagaggaactgGAGGCCTGGCAGGTACCACCAGAGGAGAACCAAACGTGATGAAGAACTCTCAGAGGACAGACGAGACGAGGCGGACGGAGAACGCAGCCAGGAGTACTGGGGGTTTGACAAAAGACACggaaaagaagagggagaggtggaaaaGCGCATATGGAAGCCGACACACCGGTACCACCACAAAAAGAAACTTCACAAACGCGGTGGAGACTCAtcagaggacgaggaggaacaGAGGGGTGTTTCAGAGGGATCAGAGGAGGCTGCAAAGGACAGGGACGAAGCCCTGAG GTATCTGGCAGAGAAGCGTAATCCCTGGATTTACAGAGGGTTCTACCATCCCGCCTGGTTTAAAAGGGATTCAGATCAACACGCAGCAACTAAG ATGGACGACCTGGCCAAGTTGCTGAGCTACAAGATAAACCAGCTGTCCGACCATTCTAATCAGGAGGTTGCAAAGAGAAGCACGCACCAGAGAGCCCTCACTCCGCAGGAG GATAAAGATCTGGGAAACCTAGCAGCCATGGACGTGGAGTTCCAGAAAATCGCCACCAAGCTGCATGAGAACAGTGCTTAA
- the chgb gene encoding secretogranin-1 isoform X2, protein MRLLLVVAVAALLTENLALPVGKEGQREEVVTRCLVEVLSKALSTPDSQLDQECRDILQAGVKQVPLDKKSGDGIVTHEEVVQVQPKDTETKTADVKDIEALLKSVEEKRENPEDERSQESWSLGDEKEKRDENAEEEREKRSKWRPGRYHQKKAKRDEESLGDERDEPEEERSQESWDVDKRHANEVEDQRNKRIWKPTHRYHHKKKLHKRGDEPSEEEGDEQRSQEYWGLDNERDKRNWRPGRYHQRRTKRDEELSEEAREEPDEERSQENWDFDTGREKRNWRPGRYHQRRTKRDEELSEEAREEPDEERSQENWDFDAGREKRKWRPGRYQQKRSKRDEELSEEAREEPDEERSQENWDFDTGREKRNWRPGRYHQRRTKRDEELSEEAREEPDEERSQENWDFDSGREKRKWRPGRYQQKRSKRDEELSEGPREEPDEERSQENWDFDSGREKRKWRPGRYQQKRSKRDEELSEEAREEPDEERSQENWDFDSGREKRKWRPGRYQQKRSKRDEELSEEAREEPDEERSQENWDFDSGREKRNWRPGRYHQRRTKRDEELSEDRRDEADGERSQEYWGFDKRHGKEEGEVEKRIWKPTHRYHHKKKLHKRGGDSSEDEEEQRGVSEGSEEAAKDRDEALRYLAEKRNPWIYRGFYHPAWFKRDSDQHAATKMDDLAKLLSYKINQLSDHSNQEVAKRSTHQRALTPQEV, encoded by the exons ATGAGACTTCTTCTTGTTGTTGCGGTGGCGGCTCTGTTGACAG AAAATCTAGCGCTTCCAGTGGGGAAAGAAGGTCAGAGAGAAGAAGtg GTAACACGATGCCTGGTTGAGGTCCTGTCCAAAGCTCTCTCCACACCGGACTCTCAGCTGGATCAGGAATGCAGGGACATTCTCCAAGCAG GGGTTAAACAAGTCCCGCTGGACAAGAAGAGCGGGGACGGGATAGTAACTCATGAGGAGGTGGTCCAAGTTCAGCCCAAGgatacagagacaaagacagccGATGTGAAAGACATCGAGGCACTCCTGAAATccgtggaggagaagagggaaaacCCAGAGGACGAGCGCAGCCAAGAGTCCTGGAGTCTGGGTGAcgagaaggaaaagagagatgagaACGCAGAAGAAGAGCGGGAGAAAAGGAGCAAATGGAGGCCTGGGAGATACCACCAAAAGAAAGCCAAACGAGATGAGGAGTCTTTAGGAGACGAGAGGGACGAGCCAGAGGAGGAACGTAGCCAAGAGTCCTGGGATGTAGACAAAAGGCATGCGAACGAGGTGGAGGACCAGAGAAATAAGCGCATATGGAAACCCACACACCGCTACCACCACAAGAAAAAACTTCACAAACGTGGCGATGAGCCATcagaagaagagggagacgAACAACGCAGCCAGGAGTATTGGGGTCTTGACaatgagagagacaagaggaacTGGAGGCCTGGCAGGTACCACCAGAGGAGAACCAAACGTGATGAAGAGCTCTCAGAAGAAGCCAGGGAAGAACCAGATGAAGAACGCAGCCAGGAGAACTGGGACTTTgacacaggaagagaaaagaggaactGGAGGCCTGGCAGGTACCACCAGAGGAGAACCAAACGTGATGAAGAGCTCTCAGAGGAAGCCAGGGAAGAACCAGATGAAGAGCGCAGCCAGGAGAACTGGGACTTTGACGctggaagagagaagaggaaatggaGGCCTGGCAGGTACCAACAGAAGAGAAGCAAACGTGATGAAGAGCTCTCAGAAGAAGCCAGGGAAGAACCAGATGAAGAACGCAGCCAGGAGAACTGGGACTTTgacacaggaagagaaaagaggaactGGAGGCCTGGCAGGTACCACCAGAGGAGAACCAAACGTGATGAAGAGCTCTCAGAGGAAGCCAGGGAAGAACCAGATGAAGAGCGCAGCCAGGAGAACTGGGACTTTGACTctggaagagagaagaggaaatggaGGCCTGGCAGGTACCAGCAGAAGAGAAGCAAACGTGATGAAGAGCTCTCAGAAGGACCCAGGGAAGAACCAGATGAAGAACGCAGCCAGGAGAACTGGGACTTTGACTctggaagagagaagaggaaatggaGGCCTGGCAGGTACCAGCAGAAGAGAAGCAAACGTGATGAAGAGCTCTCAGAAGAAGCCAGGGAAGAACCAGATGAAGAACGCAGCCAGGAGAACTGGGACTTTGACTctggaagagagaagaggaaatggaGGCCTGGCAGGTACCAACAGAAGAGAAGCAAACGTGATGAAGAGCTCTCAGAAGAAGCCAGGGAAGAACCAGATGAAGAGCGCAGCCAGGAGAACTGGGACTTTGACTctggaagagagaagaggaactgGAGGCCTGGCAGGTACCACCAGAGGAGAACCAAACGTGATGAAGAACTCTCAGAGGACAGACGAGACGAGGCGGACGGAGAACGCAGCCAGGAGTACTGGGGGTTTGACAAAAGACACggaaaagaagagggagaggtggaaaaGCGCATATGGAAGCCGACACACCGGTACCACCACAAAAAGAAACTTCACAAACGCGGTGGAGACTCAtcagaggacgaggaggaacaGAGGGGTGTTTCAGAGGGATCAGAGGAGGCTGCAAAGGACAGGGACGAAGCCCTGAG GTATCTGGCAGAGAAGCGTAATCCCTGGATTTACAGAGGGTTCTACCATCCCGCCTGGTTTAAAAGGGATTCAGATCAACACGCAGCAACTAAG ATGGACGACCTGGCCAAGTTGCTGAGCTACAAGATAAACCAGCTGTCCGACCATTCTAATCAGGAGGTTGCAAAGAGAAGCACGCACCAGAGAGCCCTCACTCCGCAGGAG GTATGA